From Vidua macroura isolate BioBank_ID:100142 chromosome 5, ASM2450914v1, whole genome shotgun sequence, the proteins below share one genomic window:
- the ASCL1 gene encoding achaete-scute homolog 1 produces MASGSPARMSSAAGQPPFLQPACFFAAAVAAAAAAAPPGPPPGAPPQLSPAGGQPSPGGKPSAPRAAKRQRSASPELMRCKRRLNFSGFGYSLPQQQPAAVARRNERERNRVKLVNLGFATLREHVPNGAANKKMSKVETLRSAVEYIRALQQLLDEHDAVSAAFQAGVLSPTISPSYSHDMNSMAGSPVSSYSSDEGSYDPLSPEEQELLDFTSWF; encoded by the coding sequence ATGGCCAGTGGCAGCCCCGCCAGGATGTCCAGCGCCGCCGGGCAGCCGCCCTTCCTGCAGCCGGCGTGCTTCTTCGCCGCGGCGgtggccgccgccgccgccgccgcccctccGGGGCCGCCCCCGGGGGCGCCGCCGCAGCTCAGCCCTGCGGGCGGGCAGCCCTCCCCGGGCGGCAAGCCCTCGGCGCCGCGGGCGGCCAAGCGGCAGCGCTCGGCCTCGCCGGAGCTGATGCGCTGCAAGAGGAGGCTCAACTTCAGCGGGTTTGGGTACAGCCTGCCGCAGCAGCAGCCGGCGGCCGTGGCGCGGCGCAACGAGCGGGAGCGCAACCGGGTGAAGCTGGTGAACCTGGGCTTCGCCACGCTGCGGGAGCACGTCCCCAACGGCGCTGCCAACAAGAAGATGAGCAAGGTGGAGACGCTCCGCTCCGCCGTCGAGTACATCCgcgccctgcagcagctgctcgaCGAGCACGACGCCGTCAGCGCCGCCTTCCAAGCAGGCGTCCTCTCGCCCACCATCTCGCCCAGCTACTCCCACGACATGAACTCCATGGCGGGCTCCCCCGTCTCCTCCTACTCCTCCGACGAGGGCTCCTACGACCCGCTCAGCCCCGAGGAGCAGGAGCTTCTCGACTTCACAAGCTGGTTCTGA